A stretch of Mesorhizobium sp. L-2-11 DNA encodes these proteins:
- a CDS encoding M24 family metallopeptidase — protein sequence MTIQVSKFVGSRLDDLFARMREASLDALVLTDRENFEYFSGFRTLFWASKSRPFYAIACSRERLLHVLVSAVERRTAEAHQGFPQQIQFHYYDGLVPESVSALSKVLNGGVNRNAAIAIDYGMDMFGRGVHGLHKILGSERGSATVDAADIIWDVRMVKDEEEIAHKRQALKVATDSFFAALRHLRIGDTEEQFAAILRSELIQRGASAIPWLPVRFGLKDMAYSMPPTQRRLEHDDYIWVDIGCVVNGSISDINRIAKAGHVSDREQSMYGTVRKLTLETAGSIKAGEQCSDIYRRFRQQVDRENIPFYSAASRIGHGSGVDLTEPPSVAEASSEILRDGMIIHIEPKIEVDYGVFQLEEVVLVKGSEAEFLSEIAPEKLPEIPLA from the coding sequence TTGACAATTCAAGTCAGCAAATTTGTCGGGAGCCGCCTGGACGATCTTTTTGCGAGAATGAGGGAAGCGTCCCTTGACGCGCTGGTGCTAACCGATCGCGAGAATTTTGAGTACTTTAGCGGTTTTCGGACCTTGTTCTGGGCATCGAAATCGCGGCCCTTCTACGCAATTGCCTGTTCACGCGAACGTCTTTTGCATGTCCTCGTAAGCGCCGTGGAAAGGCGAACTGCGGAAGCGCATCAAGGTTTTCCCCAGCAAATCCAGTTTCATTATTACGATGGCTTGGTGCCAGAAAGTGTGTCGGCCTTGTCAAAGGTCTTGAATGGCGGCGTCAACCGGAACGCCGCCATTGCAATTGATTATGGAATGGACATGTTCGGCCGGGGAGTTCATGGGCTTCACAAAATTCTCGGAAGCGAAAGGGGCTCAGCAACGGTCGACGCTGCCGACATCATTTGGGATGTTAGAATGGTCAAGGACGAAGAGGAAATCGCTCATAAGCGCCAGGCTCTGAAGGTTGCGACTGATTCGTTTTTTGCTGCACTCCGGCACCTGAGAATTGGAGATACGGAAGAGCAGTTCGCTGCCATTCTGCGCAGCGAATTGATCCAGCGCGGGGCAAGTGCGATTCCCTGGCTACCAGTTCGGTTCGGTTTGAAGGACATGGCCTACAGTATGCCCCCGACGCAACGCAGGCTTGAGCATGACGATTACATTTGGGTCGATATCGGCTGCGTGGTGAATGGTAGTATTTCTGACATCAACCGAATTGCAAAAGCCGGCCATGTTTCAGACCGTGAACAGTCGATGTATGGGACCGTTCGGAAGCTGACGCTGGAGACGGCTGGGTCGATCAAAGCAGGTGAACAGTGCAGTGACATCTATAGGAGATTCCGGCAACAGGTGGACCGGGAAAACATCCCATTCTATAGTGCGGCATCCCGCATTGGACATGGATCCGGGGTCGATCTGACCGAGCCACCCTCTGTCGCCGAGGCGTCATCAGAAATCCTCCGGGATGGTATGATTATTCACATCGAGCCGAAGATCGAAGTCGATTACGGGGTATTCCAGCTTGAGGAAGTCGTATTGGTGAAGGGTTCAGAAGCTGAATTTCTAAGCGAGATCGCACCTGAAAAGCTTCCCGAGATTCCATTGGCATAA
- a CDS encoding acyl-CoA carboxylase subunit beta: MRAVLEQLETRRAEARLGGGQKRIDAQHAKGKLTARERLEVLLDEGSFEEYDMYVTHRAVDFGMAGQKIAGDGVVTGWGTVNGRLVYVFSQDFTVLGGSLSETHAQKICKIMDMAVRNGAPVIGLNDSGGARIQEGVASLAGYADVFKRNVDASGVIPQISVIMGPCAGGAVYSPAMTDFIFMVRDSSYMFVTGPDVVKTVTNEIVTAEELGGARTHTSKSSVADGAFDNDVETLEQIRALFDFLPLNNREKAPVRRFNDDPSRIEMRLDTLIPDSAVKPYDMKELVLAIADEGDFFEIQAAFARNILTGFVRIEGQTVGVVANQPMVLAGCLDIDSSRKAARFVRFCDAFSIPLLTLVDVPGFLPGTSQEFGGVIKHGAKLLFAYSQATVPMVTLITRKAYGGAYDVMASKHIGADVNYAWPTAEIAVMGAKGATEILYRSELGNTDKIAQRTKDYEERFANPFVAAERGFIDEVIMPHSSRRRIARAFAALRGKSVDARWKKHDTIPL, encoded by the coding sequence ATGCGTGCTGTCCTTGAGCAACTCGAAACACGGCGCGCCGAAGCACGTCTTGGTGGCGGCCAAAAGCGTATCGACGCGCAGCATGCAAAGGGCAAGCTGACGGCACGCGAACGTCTCGAAGTGCTCCTCGATGAGGGGTCCTTCGAGGAATACGATATGTACGTCACCCACCGCGCCGTCGACTTCGGCATGGCCGGCCAAAAGATTGCCGGTGACGGCGTCGTCACCGGCTGGGGCACGGTCAACGGCCGACTGGTTTACGTCTTTTCGCAGGATTTCACAGTGCTCGGCGGCTCGCTTTCGGAGACGCATGCCCAGAAGATCTGCAAGATCATGGACATGGCGGTCCGCAACGGCGCACCGGTGATCGGACTTAACGACAGCGGCGGCGCACGCATTCAGGAAGGAGTGGCCTCACTCGCCGGCTACGCCGACGTCTTCAAGCGCAATGTCGATGCCTCAGGGGTCATACCACAGATATCCGTCATCATGGGGCCTTGTGCCGGCGGCGCCGTCTATTCGCCGGCCATGACCGATTTCATCTTCATGGTGCGGGATTCCTCCTACATGTTCGTCACCGGGCCGGATGTGGTGAAGACCGTTACCAATGAGATTGTAACAGCAGAAGAGCTTGGCGGCGCGCGCACCCATACGTCGAAATCGTCTGTCGCCGACGGCGCCTTCGACAATGATGTGGAGACGCTGGAGCAAATCCGCGCTCTGTTTGATTTCCTTCCGCTCAACAATCGGGAGAAGGCGCCGGTACGCCGCTTCAATGATGATCCCTCGCGAATCGAGATGCGGCTCGACACGCTGATCCCTGACAGCGCGGTCAAACCCTACGATATGAAGGAGCTGGTTCTGGCGATTGCTGATGAGGGCGATTTCTTCGAGATCCAGGCTGCTTTCGCACGTAACATCCTCACCGGATTCGTGCGTATCGAAGGTCAGACAGTGGGCGTGGTCGCCAATCAGCCGATGGTGCTTGCGGGCTGTCTCGACATCGACTCCTCGCGCAAGGCCGCGCGGTTCGTCCGTTTCTGTGATGCGTTCTCCATTCCGCTCCTAACACTGGTAGACGTTCCAGGTTTCCTGCCTGGCACATCCCAGGAATTTGGCGGGGTGATAAAACACGGCGCCAAGCTTCTGTTCGCCTATTCGCAGGCGACAGTACCGATGGTGACGCTGATCACGCGCAAGGCCTATGGGGGTGCCTATGACGTCATGGCATCCAAGCACATTGGCGCCGATGTGAATTACGCCTGGCCGACGGCCGAGATTGCGGTGATGGGCGCCAAGGGCGCGACTGAGATCCTTTATCGTTCCGAACTTGGCAACACGGATAAGATCGCCCAACGCACCAAGGATTACGAGGAGCGTTTCGCCAATCCGTTCGTCGCTGCCGAACGTGGCTTCATCGACGAAGTCATCATGCCGCATTCCTCTCGCCGACGCATTGCCCGCGCCTTTGCCGCTCTGCGCGGCAAGAGCGTCGATGCACGCTGGAAGAAACACGACACGATCCCGCTTTGA
- a CDS encoding GNAT family N-acetyltransferase: MKIAKPCHVSLRRATGEDEPFILELERSALRRLSEAIFGYWTPRPGMGETFPDGSWIIQRENEDVGCFALSERQNVLEIEQLYLLPDARNCGIGNYVLTRILTLAAVKHHSVQIVLLAENDAQRFLERAGFAVTAVSSTRIFMECLCSREPHTWTN; the protein is encoded by the coding sequence ATGAAGATCGCCAAGCCCTGCCATGTCAGTTTGCGAAGGGCGACCGGCGAGGACGAGCCCTTCATCCTCGAACTAGAACGCTCAGCGTTGCGAAGGTTGTCAGAAGCCATTTTTGGCTATTGGACTCCACGACCTGGAATGGGAGAAACATTTCCTGATGGTAGCTGGATCATCCAACGTGAAAATGAAGACGTCGGATGCTTTGCCCTCTCCGAAAGGCAGAATGTTCTGGAGATAGAACAATTGTATCTCCTGCCCGACGCACGGAACTGCGGCATCGGAAATTATGTCCTGACGAGAATCCTGACCTTGGCGGCGGTAAAGCACCACAGCGTCCAGATCGTTTTGCTTGCCGAAAACGACGCGCAGCGCTTCCTCGAACGCGCAGGCTTTGCGGTCACTGCTGTCTCTTCGACTCGAATATTTATGGAATGCTTGTGCTCACGAGAGCCCCACACCTGGACAAACTAA
- a CDS encoding acetyl-CoA carboxylase biotin carboxylase subunit: MFRKILIANRGEIACRVIKTARKLGIATIAVYSDADRDALHVKMADEAVHIGAAPSSQSYIAIGKILDAVKATGADAVHPGYGFLSENFNFAEALRAAGVAFIGPPPVAIEAMGDKITSKKIAASAGVSTVPGHMDLIADADEAVKIAGHIGYPVMIKASAGGGGKGMRIAWNDDEARKGFQSSKNEAKSSFGDDRIFIEKFITQPRHIEIQLLGDQHGNLVYLGERECSIQRRNQKVIEEAPSPFLDAATRKAMGEQAVALAKAVGYFSAGTVEFIVDGDRKFYFLEMNTRLQVEHPVTELITGLDLVEEMIRVAAGEKLRITQDAVKLDGWAIESRLYAEDPYRSFLPSIGRLTRYRPPVEGKHKDGTVIRNDTGVFEGGEISMYYDPMIAKLCTWAPDRIGAIDAMSKALDDFEVEGIGHNLPFLSAVTDHPRFREGRLTTAFIAEEYPDGFSGVEPPMGDARKLAAVAVFINLEAQKRNVQISGALDNHRRAVGRNWVVTVAGESFSTSVGELGSKTVVEFSEGAPISISSDWLPGRSHAQFTVDDETLGVKTATAATGIRLRWRGADVVAYVRTPRIAELALLMPEKLPPDTSKLLLCPMPGVITSVTVKAGDKVEVGQVLATVEAMKMENVLRAERKATIRRIAAEAGVSLAVDEVIMEFE, encoded by the coding sequence ATGTTTCGAAAAATCCTCATCGCCAATCGTGGCGAGATCGCTTGCCGCGTCATCAAGACGGCCAGAAAACTTGGCATCGCCACGATCGCAGTCTATTCAGATGCCGATCGCGACGCGCTGCATGTGAAGATGGCCGACGAAGCTGTTCATATTGGTGCAGCACCTTCCAGCCAGTCCTACATCGCAATAGGCAAGATCCTCGATGCCGTGAAAGCCACGGGCGCAGACGCGGTTCATCCCGGCTACGGCTTCCTGTCGGAAAATTTCAATTTCGCCGAGGCGCTTAGGGCGGCAGGCGTCGCCTTCATCGGCCCACCGCCGGTCGCCATCGAGGCGATGGGGGACAAGATCACCTCAAAGAAGATCGCTGCATCCGCGGGTGTCTCGACCGTGCCCGGCCACATGGACCTGATCGCCGATGCCGACGAGGCGGTGAAGATCGCCGGCCATATCGGCTATCCCGTGATGATCAAGGCCTCGGCCGGCGGTGGCGGCAAGGGCATGCGCATCGCCTGGAACGACGACGAGGCACGAAAGGGCTTCCAGTCTTCCAAGAACGAGGCGAAATCCTCTTTTGGCGACGACCGCATATTCATCGAGAAGTTCATCACCCAGCCTCGCCATATCGAGATTCAACTGCTCGGCGACCAGCACGGCAATCTCGTCTATCTAGGCGAACGCGAATGCTCGATTCAGCGCCGCAACCAGAAGGTCATTGAGGAAGCCCCGTCACCGTTCCTCGACGCAGCAACTCGCAAGGCCATGGGCGAACAGGCGGTAGCACTGGCCAAAGCCGTCGGCTATTTCTCCGCCGGGACGGTGGAATTCATCGTCGATGGCGACAGGAAATTCTACTTCCTCGAGATGAACACAAGGCTGCAGGTCGAGCATCCGGTGACTGAGCTGATCACCGGCCTCGATCTAGTCGAAGAGATGATCCGGGTTGCGGCGGGCGAAAAGCTGCGGATCACGCAAGACGCCGTGAAACTCGACGGCTGGGCGATAGAAAGCCGGCTCTATGCGGAAGATCCGTACCGCAGTTTCCTGCCGTCCATCGGACGGTTGACCCGGTATCGTCCGCCGGTCGAGGGGAAGCACAAAGACGGCACCGTCATACGGAACGACACCGGCGTCTTCGAAGGTGGCGAGATCTCAATGTACTACGATCCGATGATCGCCAAACTGTGCACGTGGGCGCCCGACCGCATTGGCGCCATCGATGCGATGAGCAAGGCGCTCGACGATTTTGAGGTCGAAGGTATCGGCCACAATCTGCCGTTTCTGTCTGCCGTCACGGATCACCCACGCTTTCGCGAGGGCCGGCTGACGACGGCTTTCATTGCCGAGGAATACCCGGACGGCTTTTCCGGAGTCGAGCCACCCATGGGCGATGCCAGGAAACTCGCGGCGGTCGCCGTCTTTATCAATCTGGAAGCCCAGAAGCGCAACGTGCAGATTTCCGGCGCGTTGGACAATCATCGCCGCGCCGTCGGCCGTAACTGGGTGGTGACTGTCGCAGGCGAAAGCTTTTCAACCTCGGTCGGGGAACTGGGCAGCAAGACCGTCGTCGAATTCAGCGAGGGTGCTCCTATCTCGATCTCCAGCGATTGGCTTCCGGGGAGATCCCACGCACAATTCACCGTCGACGATGAGACGCTCGGCGTGAAAACGGCAACCGCCGCAACAGGTATCCGTCTGCGCTGGCGCGGTGCGGATGTGGTGGCCTACGTACGCACGCCTCGCATTGCTGAACTGGCGTTGCTGATGCCCGAAAAGCTTCCGCCGGATACGTCGAAACTGCTTCTTTGCCCGATGCCCGGGGTGATCACCTCCGTCACGGTTAAGGCAGGTGACAAGGTGGAGGTCGGGCAGGTGCTTGCGACCGTCGAAGCGATGAAGATGGAAAACGTGCTGCGAGCCGAGCGCAAGGCAACCATCCGCCGTATCGCTGCGGAAGCTGGCGTCAGCCTCGCTGTCGATGAAGTCATCATGGAATTCGAATGA
- a CDS encoding Lrp/AsnC family transcriptional regulator encodes MPKIEIDAIDRKILGVLQSDAHATTEELSEIVGLSPSPCARRVRNLEASGVIKGYVAVIDQLKIGLPISVFASIKLERQREEELDRFATAVQRWPEIVECYLMTGQQDYLLRIVVKDLEAYEAFLKQKLTRLEGVASIESSFALGQVKHSQALPIGDPG; translated from the coding sequence GTGCCAAAAATTGAAATTGACGCAATCGATCGAAAAATCCTCGGCGTTCTCCAGTCGGACGCTCATGCCACAACCGAAGAGCTAAGCGAGATCGTCGGACTGTCGCCGTCGCCGTGCGCACGTCGCGTTCGCAATCTCGAAGCCTCCGGCGTTATCAAGGGCTACGTGGCGGTCATAGACCAGCTAAAGATTGGCCTACCGATCAGTGTCTTTGCGTCGATAAAACTGGAAAGACAAAGAGAAGAGGAACTGGACCGGTTTGCTACCGCTGTGCAGCGCTGGCCCGAAATTGTCGAGTGCTATCTCATGACCGGCCAACAAGACTACCTGCTCCGCATCGTTGTCAAAGATCTCGAAGCCTACGAGGCATTTCTCAAGCAAAAGCTGACGCGGCTGGAGGGGGTGGCGTCAATCGAGTCAAGCTTTGCACTGGGGCAGGTGAAGCACTCCCAGGCACTGCCTATAGGCGACCCCGGTTAA
- a CDS encoding transketolase, which translates to MDELRLETLTELEKKVLWLATWTIHNANHLRDSDDGLKVGGHQASSASLATIMTALYFAALRPEDRVAVKPHASPIFHAIQYLFGNQTRAKLEAFRAYKGAQSYPSRTKDIDDVDFSTGSVGLGVAQTLFSSLVQDYLHAKGLASNLPDGKMVALIGDAEMDEGNIFEALLEGWKHGLRNTWWIVDYNRQSLDAVVREGLWERFESIFRSFGWDVVILKYGRLLEAAFAEPGGEALRKWVDACPNQLYSALTFQGGASWRKRLLDDLGDQSPVSELIERRSDEELARLMANLGGHDLPALLDAFENARSHDRPVCFIAYTIKGFGLPLAGHKDNHAGLMTPTQVETLRHRLHVRPGHEWDPFEGLTLPAKRLADFVKAAPFNAKGRRRYDAPTVAVPPTLTVAAQPSMSTQQGFGLLMHEIAKQDSALAKRIVTTSPDVTVSTNLGAWVNRRGLFAKEAMVDLFKKERIPSTFNWEFSPNGQHMELGIAEMNLFIMLSALGISHSIFGERLLPVGTLYDPFIERGLDALNYACYQDARFIIAATPSGVTLAPEGGAHQSIATPLIGMAQDGLASFEPAFVDELATILRFSFDYMQRSGNSEPDQVTWLRDAVGGAVYLRLSTRSVEQPKREIDSSFAENIVNGGYWMRRPGPNAQVVVAYTGAVAPEAIEAVGLMAEDRRDVGLLAITSADRLNAGWTAAQKAREHGLVRARSHIERLLDAVSSHCSLITVLDGHPATLAWLGAVYGHRTRSLGVEHFGQTGTIADLYRHYGIDAQGIVRAAQAISPGRPIRYLEEVG; encoded by the coding sequence ATGGACGAGTTACGACTAGAGACACTGACGGAACTCGAGAAGAAGGTCCTGTGGCTCGCGACGTGGACGATCCACAACGCGAACCATCTTCGCGATAGCGATGACGGGCTGAAGGTTGGCGGTCACCAGGCTTCGTCGGCTTCGTTGGCAACCATCATGACCGCACTATATTTCGCGGCATTGCGACCGGAGGACAGGGTCGCCGTTAAACCCCACGCGAGTCCGATCTTCCACGCGATTCAATATCTCTTCGGCAATCAGACGCGTGCGAAACTCGAGGCTTTCCGTGCCTACAAGGGTGCACAGTCCTACCCCTCCCGGACCAAAGACATCGATGACGTCGACTTCTCGACCGGTTCCGTGGGTCTAGGTGTCGCGCAAACGCTATTTTCGTCACTCGTGCAGGATTACCTCCACGCGAAGGGCTTGGCCTCAAATCTTCCCGACGGAAAGATGGTGGCACTCATCGGCGACGCCGAGATGGACGAGGGCAACATCTTCGAGGCACTTCTGGAGGGCTGGAAGCACGGGCTTCGCAATACGTGGTGGATTGTAGATTACAACCGCCAGAGCCTCGACGCTGTTGTCCGGGAGGGTTTGTGGGAACGATTTGAATCCATTTTCCGGAGTTTTGGGTGGGACGTGGTCATTCTCAAATATGGACGCTTACTCGAAGCCGCTTTTGCGGAACCAGGTGGCGAGGCACTTCGGAAATGGGTCGATGCATGTCCCAATCAACTTTATTCGGCTTTGACATTCCAGGGTGGAGCATCCTGGAGAAAACGACTGCTGGATGATCTTGGCGACCAAAGTCCAGTCTCCGAGTTGATCGAACGCCGTTCGGACGAAGAGCTGGCTCGCCTCATGGCCAATCTTGGAGGGCATGATCTGCCCGCGCTGCTCGACGCCTTCGAAAATGCGCGCTCACATGATCGCCCAGTGTGTTTCATCGCATACACGATCAAGGGTTTCGGCTTGCCGTTGGCCGGGCACAAAGACAATCATGCCGGACTGATGACGCCGACGCAGGTGGAAACACTGCGCCACCGATTGCACGTCCGTCCTGGCCACGAATGGGATCCCTTCGAGGGTCTTACCCTACCGGCAAAACGTTTGGCCGATTTCGTAAAAGCGGCGCCTTTCAATGCCAAAGGGAGGCGCCGGTATGACGCGCCGACAGTGGCAGTGCCGCCTACCTTGACTGTCGCGGCCCAGCCTTCCATGTCGACACAGCAGGGTTTTGGGCTGCTGATGCACGAGATTGCCAAGCAGGACAGTGCCCTTGCAAAGCGGATCGTTACGACATCGCCCGATGTCACGGTGTCGACCAATCTCGGTGCGTGGGTCAACCGTCGTGGCCTGTTCGCAAAGGAAGCGATGGTCGATCTGTTCAAGAAGGAGCGCATCCCTTCCACCTTCAACTGGGAGTTCTCGCCCAACGGCCAGCACATGGAACTCGGCATTGCCGAGATGAACCTGTTCATCATGCTGTCGGCGCTGGGGATTTCCCATTCGATTTTCGGAGAACGGCTCTTGCCCGTAGGCACGCTCTATGATCCGTTTATCGAACGTGGCCTCGACGCCCTCAATTATGCCTGCTACCAGGACGCTCGCTTTATCATCGCCGCTACGCCTTCGGGGGTCACGCTGGCGCCGGAGGGCGGCGCTCACCAGTCGATCGCTACGCCCCTAATTGGTATGGCGCAGGATGGGCTTGCCAGCTTCGAGCCTGCTTTCGTCGATGAACTCGCGACGATCTTGCGGTTTTCCTTCGACTATATGCAGCGGTCGGGTAACTCCGAGCCCGATCAAGTGACGTGGCTGCGGGATGCGGTCGGCGGAGCGGTCTACCTAAGACTCTCAACGCGATCAGTCGAGCAGCCCAAACGCGAGATTGATAGCAGTTTTGCGGAAAACATCGTCAACGGCGGGTACTGGATGCGGAGACCAGGTCCCAACGCGCAGGTTGTCGTCGCATACACAGGTGCAGTGGCACCTGAAGCCATCGAAGCGGTCGGGCTTATGGCAGAGGATCGGCGAGACGTGGGATTGCTGGCAATTACCTCGGCCGACCGCCTGAACGCGGGATGGACCGCAGCCCAGAAGGCGCGAGAGCACGGCCTCGTCCGCGCGCGCAGTCACATCGAGCGTCTACTTGACGCGGTATCTTCGCACTGTTCACTGATAACGGTGCTTGACGGGCATCCGGCGACATTGGCTTGGCTTGGCGCGGTCTATGGACATCGAACACGGTCGCTTGGAGTGGAGCATTTCGGACAGACCGGCACCATCGCCGATCTCTATCGCCATTACGGAATCGATGCCCAAGGAATCGTGAGAGCAGCGCAAGCAATCTCGCCCGGTCGGCCTATCAGGTACCTTGAGGAAGTGGGCTGA
- a CDS encoding M20 metallopeptidase family protein gives MRSVRRELHLIPELGFELPRTRAYVAEKLRESGIAIDERAYGRSGLVGVVKGGLPGPTILLRADMDALPIEEVADRPWRSTIAGNSHACGHDGHMAVALTVGRVVSRRAREFPGRLVLCFQPSEEPGGGAKAMIADGVIDVYTPDYCIGLHLWSELPTGQLACHAEAVFASTDKLSWKIRGSGGHGAIPHLATDTVSALASLLQLNSVLVAREVNAMEAAVISVGSIACGKIHNVIPAEIDIGGTLRTQSNSVRDMLLRRLAEIARDLSSLYKVDITFDASGSIPPCISNPEVAGLVKESAQSLYGGDITFSEYRTMAGEDMAEFLARIKGCYFLCGCKDEAQGIVAPHHTPEFDIDERAMTIGAEVMAEAINRLARLPAAS, from the coding sequence ATGAGATCGGTACGTAGGGAACTCCATCTGATACCGGAGCTGGGTTTCGAATTGCCGCGCACCCGCGCCTACGTTGCCGAAAAGCTTCGCGAGTCAGGCATTGCAATTGACGAGAGGGCCTACGGTCGTTCGGGCCTGGTCGGCGTTGTTAAAGGTGGCCTACCAGGACCCACCATTCTCCTGAGGGCAGACATGGACGCGTTGCCCATCGAGGAAGTCGCGGATCGACCTTGGCGATCGACAATCGCCGGGAACAGCCATGCGTGTGGCCACGACGGGCACATGGCTGTCGCTCTCACAGTTGGGCGGGTGGTGTCGCGACGTGCCAGAGAGTTCCCTGGGCGGCTAGTCTTATGCTTCCAGCCCTCCGAGGAACCCGGGGGAGGTGCCAAGGCGATGATTGCGGACGGGGTCATCGACGTCTACACCCCGGACTACTGTATAGGTCTCCACTTGTGGAGCGAACTCCCAACAGGCCAGCTTGCATGCCACGCCGAGGCGGTGTTCGCCTCTACAGACAAGCTGTCATGGAAAATCCGCGGAAGTGGCGGCCATGGTGCGATACCCCATCTGGCCACCGACACTGTCTCGGCGCTTGCAAGCTTGTTGCAGCTTAATTCAGTCTTGGTAGCCCGTGAGGTCAACGCGATGGAGGCAGCTGTCATCAGCGTCGGATCGATTGCATGCGGTAAGATTCACAATGTGATCCCGGCCGAGATTGATATCGGGGGGACGCTGAGGACCCAATCCAATAGCGTGCGAGACATGCTGCTGCGCCGGCTCGCCGAGATCGCTCGCGACCTGTCGTCCTTGTACAAGGTCGACATTACCTTCGACGCGTCAGGATCGATTCCTCCCTGCATCAGTAATCCCGAGGTCGCAGGCCTTGTTAAGGAATCCGCCCAATCCCTCTATGGGGGAGACATTACATTTTCGGAATACCGAACTATGGCCGGCGAGGATATGGCAGAGTTCCTGGCGCGCATCAAGGGTTGCTATTTCCTGTGCGGCTGCAAGGACGAAGCGCAGGGAATCGTGGCACCACATCACACCCCCGAGTTCGACATCGACGAGCGGGCGATGACCATCGGAGCCGAAGTCATGGCAGAGGCAATCAACCGTCTCGCTCGGCTTCCTGCCGCGAGTTGA
- a CDS encoding FAD-binding oxidoreductase, producing MAYSHLARDLLSVFPGLCTVPVIHCEDGLIGYTYDEVPDLGRTHNGIYYAIGYCGTGVSRAKVAPLMEAPDGATAFDDIIFPVFPVHPIAKRAVPFVEKWARRVVLCCNFFRQAPACRDGS from the coding sequence ATGGCTTATAGTCACCTTGCACGCGACCTTCTGTCAGTCTTTCCAGGCCTCTGCACTGTCCCCGTTATTCACTGCGAGGACGGGCTCATAGGTTACACGTACGATGAGGTGCCTGATCTTGGTCGCACCCACAACGGTATCTATTATGCGATCGGCTACTGCGGGACCGGCGTTTCGCGTGCCAAGGTGGCGCCACTCATGGAAGCTCCCGACGGCGCAACTGCATTCGATGACATCATTTTCCCTGTCTTCCCGGTCCATCCTATCGCCAAGCGCGCCGTACCATTCGTTGAGAAATGGGCGCGCCGCGTCGTTTTATGCTGCAACTTCTTTCGTCAGGCGCCGGCCTGCCGAGACGGTTCTTGA